A window from Peromyscus eremicus chromosome 1, PerEre_H2_v1, whole genome shotgun sequence encodes these proteins:
- the Foxa3 gene encoding hepatocyte nuclear factor 3-gamma, which translates to MESRTAARPRPYGVPRRQPSALPGPERCQPLLLRGGHEGLWRFPLLGGDDETPRGGKISQPSRCGSRALSWDLQCVALHSAPGSSPHSSTIASSQVPGPRLRVPKVYSPVTPVPTMAPLNSYMTLNPLSSPYPPGGLQASPLPTGPLAPPAPTAPLGPTFPGLGAGGNGGSNTSGYGAPGPGLVHGKEMAKGYRRPLAHAKPPYSYISLITMAIQQAPGKMLTLSEIYQWIMDLFPYYRENQQRWQNSIRHSLSFNDCFVKVARSPDKPGKGSYWALHPSSGNMFENGCYLRRQKRFKLEEKVKKANGAAPTTRNGAVVGPATSATTAAATVVPSQAQPQPAPPEPEAQSGEDVGALDCASPSSSTPYFTGLELPGELKLDAPYNFNHPFSINNLMSEQTPAPSKLDMGFGGYGAESGDPGVYYQSLYSRSLLNAS; encoded by the exons ATGGAGTCCCGCACCGCGGCCCGTCCCCGCCCCTACGGCGTGCCGCGTCGGCAGCCGTCCGCCCTCCCCGG TCCTGAACGCTGTCAGCCTCTTCTCCTTCGTGGAGGACATGAGGGGCTCTGGCGTTTCCCTCTCTTAGGTGGAGATGATGAAACACCTCGAGGCGGAAAGATTTCCCAGCCCTCGCGTTGTGGCTCTAGGGCTCTTTCTTGGGATCTGCAGTGTGTGGCCCTGCACTCCGCTCCCGGTAGCTCCCCCCACTCTTCAACCATCGCTAGCTCCCAGGTGCCAGGACCGAGGCTCCGGGTGCCTAAG GTGTACTCTCCGGTGACTCCCGTGCCCACCATGGCCCCTCTCAACTCCTACATGACCTTGAACCCTCTCAGCTCTCCCTACCCTCCAGGAGGGCTTCAGGCCTCCCCACTACCCACAGGACCCCTGGCACCCCCAGCCCCCACAGCGCCCCTGGGGCCCACCTTCCCAGGCCTGGGTGCCGGCGGCAACGGTGGAAGCAATACTTCCGGGTATGGCGCCCCAGGGCCTGGGCTGGTCCACGGAAAGGAGATGGCAAAGGGGTACCGGCGGCCGCTGGCCCACGCCAAGCCACCGTATTCCTACATCTCTCTCATCACCATGGCCATCCAGCAGGCGCCAGGCAAGATGCTGACCCTGAGCGAGATCTACCAGTGGATCATGGACCTCTTCCCATACTACCGGGAGAACCAGCAGCGCTGGCAGAACTCCATCCGCCACTCGCTGTCCTTCAATGACTGCTTTGTCAAGGTGGCGCGCTCCCCAGACAAGCCGGGCAAAGGCTCCTACTGGGCCTTACATCCCAGCTCCGGGAACATGTTTGAGAACGGCTGCTACCTTCGTCGTCAGAAACGCTTCAAGCTGGAGGAGAAAGTCAAGAAAGCAAACGGAGCCGCACCTACCACCAGGAACGGAGCGGTGGTGGGGCCGGCCACCTCCGCCACGACTGCAGCCGCCACAGTGGTCCCCTCCCAGGCTCAGCCCCAGCCTGCGCCTCCTGAGCCTGAGGCCCAGAGTGGGGAGGATGTGGGGGCTCTGGACTGcgcttctccttcttcctccacaCCCTatttcactggcctggagctcccagGGGAGCTGAAGTTGGACGCACCCTACAACTTCAACCACCCTTTCTCTATCAACAACCTGATGTCAGAACAGACACCAGCCCCTTCCAAACTGGATATGGGGTTTGGGGGCTACGGGGCGGAGAGTGGGGATCCAGGGGTCTACTACCAGAGCCTCTATTCCCGCTCTCTGCTTAATGCATCCTAG
- the Irf2bp1 gene encoding interferon regulatory factor 2-binding protein 1: MASVQASRRQWCYLCDLPKMPWAMVWDFSEAVCRGCVNFEGADRIELLIDAARQLKRSHVLPEGRSPGPPALKHPTSKDLASAGSQGAQLPPPQAQAQPSGTGGSVSGPDRYDRATSSTRLALPSPALEYTLGSRLANGLGREEAVAEGARRALLGSIPSLMPPGLLAAAVSGLGGRALTLAPGLSPARPLFGSDFEKEKQQRNADCLAELNEAMRGRAEEWHGRPKAVREQLLALSACAPFNVRFKKDHGLVGRVFAFDATARPPGYEFELKLFTEYPCGSGNVYAGVLAVARQMFHDALREPGKALASSGFKYLEYERRHGSGEWRQLGELLTDGVRSFREPAPAEALPQQYPEPVQAALCGPPPRAPSRNLAPTPRRRKASPEPEGESGGKMTTEEQQQRHWVAPGGPYSTDTPGVPSPIAALKNVAEALGHSPKDPGGGGGPVRTGGASPAASSTTQPPTQHRLVARNGEAEVSPTAGAEAVSGGGSGTGATPGAPLCCTLCRERLEDTHFVQCPSVPGHKFCFPCSREFIKAQGPAGEVYCPSGDKCPLVGSSVPWAFMQGEIATILAGDIKVKKERDP; this comes from the coding sequence ATGGCGTCCGTGCAAGCGTCCCGCCGCCAGTGGTGCTACCTGTGCGACCTGCCCAAGATGCCGTGGGCCATGGTGTGGGACTTCAGCGAGGCCGTGTGCCGCGGGTGCGTGAATTTCGAGGGCGCGGACCGCATCGAGCTGCTCATCGACGCCGCCCGCCAGCTCAAGCGCAGCCACGTGCTCCCCGAGGGCCGCTCGCCGGGACCCCCGGCCCTCAAGCACCCGACCTCCAAGGACCTGGCCTCGGCGGGCTCCCAGGGCGCCCAGCTGCCACCCCCGCAGGCCCAGGCGCAGCCATCGGGGACCGGAGGTAGCGTCTCGGGCCCGGACCGCTATGACAGGGCCACTTCATCCACCCGCCTGGCGCTGCCTTCGCCGGCTTTGGAGTACACCCTGGGGTCCCGCCTGGCCAACGGGCTGGGCCGCGAGGAGGCCGTGGCCGAAGGGGCGCGCAGGGCTTTGCTTGGCTCCATCCCCAGCTTGATGCCCCCCGGGCTGCTGGCAGCTGCAGTGTCTGGCCTCGGAGGCCGAGCCCTGACGCTGGCACCTGGCTTAAGCCCCGCTCGTCCACTTTTCGGCTCCGATTTCgagaaggagaagcagcagaGGAATGCGGACTGTTTGGCAGAACTGAACGAGGCCATGCGGGGCCGGGCGGAGGAGTGGCACGGGCGTCCCAAGGCCGTGCGCGAGCAGCTCCTGGCGCTGTCCGCCTGTGCCCCTTTCAATGTCCGCTTCAAGAAGGACCACGGGCTGGTGGGAAGGGTGTTCGCCTTCGATGCCACTGCCCGCCCTCCCGGCTACGAGTTCGAGCTCAAGCTCTTCACCGAATACCCCTGTGGTTCCGGCAATGTGTACGCGGGGGTCCTTGCAGTGGCTCGCCAGATGTTTCATGATGCTCTTCGAGAGCCGGGCAAGGCCCTGGCCTCATCGGGCTTCAAGTACCTCGAGTACGAACGCCGCCACGGCTCAGGGGAATGGCGTCAGTTGGGAGAGCTGCTCACCGATGGGGTCCGCAGCTTCCGAGAGCCTGCTCCTGCCGAGGCCCTGCCCCAGCAGTACCCAGAACCGGTCCAAGCCGCTCTGTGTGGCCCACCACCGCGAGCCCCGTCCCGGAACCTGGCGCCCACGCCACGCCGGCGCAAGGCATCCCCTGAGCCCGAGGGCGAGTCGGGTGGGAAGATGACTacggaggagcagcagcagcggcacTGGGTGGCACCGGGTGGCCCGTACTCTACAGACACACCCGGTGTGCCCTCACCCATTGCTGCCCTCAAGAATGTGGCCGAGGCCCTGGGCCACTCACCCAAGGACCCGGGTGGGGGTGGCGGCCCCGTGCGCACCGGGGGCGCTAGCCCAGCGGCTTCCTCCACGACCCAACCACCAACCCAGCATCGCTTGGTGGCGCGCAATGGAGAGGCAGAAGTCAGCCCCACGGCCGGTGCTGAAGCTGTCAGCGGGGGTGGTAGCGGCACAGGGGCGACCCCTGGAGCCCCCTTGTGCTGTACCCTGTGCAGAGAGAGGCTGGAAGACACCCACTTCGTGCAGTGTCCCTCGGTACCCGGACACAAGTTCTGCTTTCCTTGCTCCCGAGAGTTCATCAAGGCGCAGGGCCCAGCTGGAGAGGTGTACTGCCCCAGTGGAGACAAGTGTCCGCTGGTGGGTTCCTCTGTCCCCTGGGCCTTCATGCAGGGCGAGATCGCTACCATCCTTGCTGGAGACATCAAGGTCAAGAAAGAAAGGGACCCCTAG
- the Mypop gene encoding myb-related transcription factor, partner of profilin, whose product MASATAAAAAPGEAEETTRLRKPRFSFEENQILIREVRAHYPQLYGAQSRRVSVAERRRVWDSIAGKINGITSWKRTGQEVQKRWNDFKRRTKEKLARVPHSTQGAGPAAEDAFSAEEETIFAILGPGVAGPGSGAGAEESPAAASSQPQAPTAGTQRYVLSEDRRQDRRADTPAQSKGGSSSPESWARPSCKSPEAKERESPSPAAMQPVQLPRLALSPPLPAPPPPPTPLAQVAPSSPSPPPPPRPTSAPEQSLDFLRAQQETANAIRELAGTLRQGLAKLSEALSALLPLLPGTPADPLPPPPPPPPPPPPKPVLPPPAPKVEIAAEPVSVVAAVVDGAVVAARGVIIAPRSEEGVPKPPPAPPLPLHDSPPHKRKKGFPTRKRRGRWKSP is encoded by the exons ATGGCCTCGGCgaccgcggcggcggcggcaccggGCGAAGCGGAGGAGACCACCCGGCTCCGCAAACCGCGGTTCTCCTTCGAGGAGAACCAGATCCTGATTCGGGAGGTGCGCGCCCACTACCCTCAGCTCTACGGCGCGCAGAGCCGTCGGGTGAGCGTGGCCGAGCGGCGGCGTGTGTGGGACAGCATAGCCGGCAAGATCAACGGCATCACCAGCTGGAAGCGCACGGGCCAGGAGGTTCAGAAGCGTTGGAACGACTTCAAGCGCCGCACCAAGGAGAAGCTGGCCCGAGTGCCGCACTCCACGCAGGGCGCGGGGCCCGCTGCCGAGGACGCCTTCTCCGCGGAGGAGGAGACTATTTTCGCCATCCTGGGGCCGGGTGTGGCGGGGCCCGGGTCTGGCGCTGGGGCTGAGGAGTCCCCGGCAGCTGCCTCCTCACAGCCGCAAGCTCCGACCGCTGGTACGCAGCGGTATGTGCTGTCGGAGGACCGCAGGCAGGATCGACGGGCAG ATACCCCAGCCCAGAGCAAAGGGGGCTCCAGCAGCCCAGAGTCCTGGGCCCGACCCTCTTGCAAGTCCCCGGAAGCGAAGGAGCGTGAGTCCCCATCCCCTGCAGCCATGCAACCTGTCCAGCTGCCCCGCCTGGCCTTGTCTCCACCGCTCCCTGCCCCTCCACCGCCACCCACGCCGCTGGCCCAAGTGGCACCCTCATCCCCTagtccacctcctcctcctcggccCACCTCAGCCCCAGAACAGTCCCTGGACTTCCTGCGGGCTCAGCAGGAGACTGCCAATGCCATCAGGGAGCTGGCTGGCACCCTTCGGCAGGGACTGGCCAAACTGAGTGAGGCCCTCAGCGCCCTGTTACCCCTTCTGCCGGGAACCCCAGCTGACCCGCTGCCTCCGCCCCCACCGCCACCTCCGCCCCCACCTCCCAAGCcagtcctgcctccacctgccccCAAGGTGGAGATTGCCGCCGAGCCTGTGTCCGTGGTAGCTGCAGTCGTGGATGGGGCTGTAGTGGCAGCTAGGGGAGTGATCATCGCCCCTAGGAGCGAGGAAGGGGTGCCCAAACCACCCCCAGCTCCACCACTTCCCCTCCACGACTCGCCACcacacaaaaggaagaaaggcttCCCTACACGGAAGAGGCGGGGCCGCTGGAAGTCTCCGTGA